aaataacattaaaatatgaaaaggCATGATAGAAACAATTTAAGCCTGATTAAACAAGAAACGCAAGGACTTTTCAGTCAAGTTAGTGTTAACATATCCTTTAATCAGCACTGTGCTCTCTCCTCTGTGGCACATGTTTATTTTACAATTGTATATAATTGGACATTTTTATCATCGTTAAAGTGCACTCTTGTGTTGTCATTGTAAGCGTGCTTGGGATTTGGTTATTTCTCGTAAAGCTCATTATTAATGTGGGCAGGTATTCTGGTATAATTCCATATTTTTAACCCATTTCCAATATAAAGTTTTGATTTATTACGTCCTTTTCTatgtttttccttctttttctagAAAGATTTGGCAACATGAATGAGGGAAGGCGTATTATTCCTGCTATTTTCTTGCAGCTAACATATAAAAGAGAGACACATCTCTAATACACTTTTAAATCTATTACTCATCACTAGTTGTTTAGTTTGGTTGTAGAATATGACCATCACTCCTATAAACTATTGAACTGTGCGTGTGAAGTATTGACAGTTAACTACTGAATTTAGCTGTGTATGTGGAGTGAAATAAAGTAGACGCTTGTAATTGCAGGTGGTCTGAAAAGAAAAGGTTGAATATACTGTCCCACCTTCTGATTCTACTTCTAGAGTGTCAGTGGGTTCAACAGTTTCTGTGTCCGACATGTAGCCAAACATGCCCATTGCACACTGTTCAAAAGCCTCTTCCAGAGAATCTCCCCATGAATGAATCCTACAGTGAAAAACAGAGGCAAggctttaaagttaaaatgtacaTACACATTCACAGTGAGCTGTGgcttagttcatccaaaaatgaaaatgtcattaatGTATGTATGGAATACTGTCGTAAGTcgtgatttttgttatttttggaccaaaatgtattttcgctgcttcaacaaattctaattgaccctctgatgtcacatggactactttgaagattttttttattacctttctggacaaggACGGTATACCATACATAaaatttcaatggagggacagaaagctctcggactaaatttaaaatatcttaaacaatTTTttcctgaagatgaacagaggtcttacgggtttggaacaacatgagggtaagtcattaattacatcattttcatttttgggtaaactaaccctttaagtcttgCCCTCTTCTTCCACTGAATTAATTATAATTCCTCACCAAACCTTACACCAAATGTGGAGGCAATTTtgaaaaatactatataaataggATATAAATGACTCATCTGTCATTTGAAAAATTACAGTTTTCAGGGTTTACCACTAGCTTTCAACATTTCCAGGaacttttacatttgatttatgtAACAGTGCCCTAGTCACAAGCACATACTTACTGGACATCTGCAGTATGATCAAGATCTGAAACAGAAAACCAAATATTGCTTTAAATTACGACATGATGCTGTTCACACTCGAATCTAAAACCTACATAAATATAAACGTGCAACTGCAAACAATGAGCAAacacattattacactttttttttacttccaactCTGTAAGAAAATTATATTATGCGTCTAAGTAATGTTATTATGCGTGTGTGGGCGTTTTGAGCAGCAAGTGTATTTCGTAAAATGATTAATCAAAGTGAATCGACTGATTCAAAGTTCCGAAAagcagtgttttatttaattactaCTCCACAATTTGCCGTTACTCATCTCAAAATGAGACGCATGTAATGAAACggtttagaaataataataataatgttacgtGATGACGTAAACATTTTGGAGCGTCGTATCACGTGACTCAATTCATTTTCATGAACCTTTACCATATTAGAATTCGTACGTTACGTTGAACCGTTAATAGTGTGTTTCTGTAACGTTCGtgcttttttacatatatataactctaATGTAAGAAAAGTGTACATTACATACTTTTCAGCACATTTACATCTTAGTTTTGGTAGGTTTCGTTTGTGTTCGTTACTGGATATACAAGACATGCGAAATAGACAGTGAATTCGATTCCACTTACACTCGTATTTCTTGTTGATGGGAGGATACTTTGATTTGATGGCCTTTTGCGCCTCTGTGAGATCAAGTTGGCGGTCATTCATTGTTCtattttgattgattttaatgCTCTGTAGGTGTTATTTCCGTGAAAACATGGTAGTGTGAAAGTGGAAACGGTGAACCAAATAAGAGTCTGCTGCCTCCTGCAGacatttcataataaaagtcccCTTCCTTCTTTAACTAAAAGCGTGTTTGTATTTTTCAGATGTATGTTCCTTTTTCTATGTATGTTGTTTAATGTTACAGTCATGTGCAATGTTAATAACATTGATTTCATTGAGCTGTCAATGCAGCATCATATAACTTTgtataattatattcattttttgaTCTCTGATTTTAGTTTTGTCCTGTTTATACTCAGAAAAGGGGGTTTATACTGTGTTTAATATTAATCCCAGTGAAAAATGTTCCACTCCTCTTTGATATTCCAGATCTTTAAACACTGGAAAAAATCCAATTATTTGGAGTTATCTGAAATGGTGTCAACCtagataaaattaaaaacttaTTTAATGTCTCATTTCGTTATTGGGATGAATTGCATAGGATTTGCCTACAGACATTTATTAAGTTGTCTGTTCGAATAATAAAGTTAATCTGACTCACTTCAGTAATGAAGATTAATAGCAAAGTTTGAAATGCCCGTTAGCTGAACTCACGGACTCTCTAATGAAATAACCAGAAAGGGCTGCAGACCAAAATAGCCTACTCTTGGCAGGAAACTTCCCCTGTGGAGTCATATGGGAGTATTTTGTGGTCTTTCAAGCCAGTCCAACCTCTGACATTATTCAAAACAAAATCAGTTtgcttattttacatttgttatttttcataaattttttaCTTACAGTTTTAAGAAGCGTCcaggtgttttgttttattgcagaaTCAGTTTTATTCCAATGTCCTCCTCTTCTAGTGTATAATGAACACACAATCATAGTTCTCTTAGAAATAGTATTCTACTCTGTTATTTATGAAAAGCAATGTCTGTGTTTGGTATCTGAGAGGTGAGGGTCTCATCAGTGTCAGGAATACATTAGCAGCAAAATACTACATCAAGTCGGGGTTGAGATTCCATATTTTgtagttctttatttattttctaaaaagctTCACTCAGCATTGCTCCCATACTGACACAGATGAGCAATACAAAAATGTCCCAAAGCTGTTAATGATATCAATCAGATAAAATTGACAGAACTCTCTGTAGTATCGCCAAATGGTgttattttaccaaaaaaaaacaaaaacaaaaaacacagaccTCGCCAAAGTAGCTGCCAGTTCAGGCTCTTTCCCAAATGGCATCCTCACGGACTTCGCTAGACAGGTAATGGACACAtctaattaacatttataattaatattcggCTGAAATGTTGTAAGAACATTGAACAAAACTATGTGTTAACGGTTAACCTGTTAACGGTCaattacatttttgaacatagacttgaaagtgctTGATCCAAACCTATATTTTATAATTCGTGActcaaaacattttgtaacatgattttgatatatcattttcatggtaatgcaatgtttgaatttaaaatgggtttcaaaggatgaattttgagattatATGCTTAACAAGCACAacctttgatttaaataatgcattagtaaatgttgaaatgaacatcaactaagattaataaatgctgtagtagTTCTTGCTtggatcatgttaactaaagtatttaactaatattaactaatggaccattattcaaaagtgttaccgattaaatttatcatcacttgattataaggatttcattgcttttcataaaactgtgaatttattttatgtattcttttttcttcccttttagccatttgcaaacaggacaaggacagccTTAAGGAAAGATGAGGAAAGCTGTTCTCTGCATTTCCAAGAGACAAGACCTCCctagtgttgtgtttgtactaaactCAGAGCATccctgaatgaatcgacagaatgacccagctcatattctaatactatagactgcatttaaaaagctttgcacaggctgtttaatgctgaTAAAGTTCTGCgtgtgtctttacacaaaaactacatgttgtaaatagaaatgaaaaacacaggaactcaTAGTGAGTCAAGCTGCAATATCATGATAAACtcattgtgatgttgttataatgattattaattttgattaatataaagtttttttgcGGGGACCATctcatattctggtctgtgataaaCAGATGGAGATTTTGTTGTGCAAGGTAAACCTCACATACTCACACTCAAGCATTCATATGTGTTCACatcagtgttgtgctagttactaagaaatagtaaCTAGTTACAGTTACTGGTTACTTcattcaaaaagtaactcaattactttgttgattacttacaccaaaaagtaatgcattattgttaaaagtaactttttagttacttttttaaagaactttctttaatgttcccattaatgagCTTTTATGcattatggtctatacaaacacaaagtaaaacagaaagtaatttttaaacactattttgattgaggcagaccagcacaaacttaatattgtatatcacaaggatttctgaaataaataacaaaacacctgaataatatattcaaaatgaaaaactaaagtggcttctgcatcataaaagctgttgtgttgagcccttaaaaatgttccttttacagcttaagtatgaaaactaataacaatggacaacataacacaaaacatttttaaataaataaatgaaagcaatctgaattattcagaatcaatttcgagaaacatgctgtttaaaaatgaaatctatgttatcatgcgGGAGCTCACTCAAAGCCAGCGACTCCatagtagagacaggctgcatgttttcaacaatgtttcacctgtatgataAAAACCTAGATATACACTGTaatgaattgctgtaaaaattacagcattattttacagccgcggactgttttttaataatacagcatattgctgtaaactgcaatgcattctggggtcacgtgtaggtctgactcaaatttacagaattttgctgtaaatttcaAATCTTCGGAGCCGCATCGTCAACGGTCGAGGAGATTAACGTTAAAGACAAGAGGAGTGATTCACAACTGTGGtaagtgacttcagttttttatatttcttgtttgGTAGTTTATAGTATATGAATGCATCTACATTCGCGGATTATATTGGTAACCCCAGATTCAAGCATCATCCGTCCGCGGGGCGCGAGGCAGAATTGCGCGGGGTTTCAGTAGCGCGGTCGCGGTAGGATTTCACACATCCCCCGGCGCTATAGCAGCCATGGACAGAAAATCTCTGGAATCCTTCGTTATGAATGACATGTTTCAGTGCTAATAGTTTATATTCACTGTAACTTAGTGTTTATCAGCACACTTCGTcgtgattattttatgatgtaaaacaaCTTTGCACATGCAGTCATCTGTTAACACGGGCGCCGAAATAAAACGCGTTTCTAAAGCCTCGCGGTCAGTCAGGGCCGCTCACGGAGGATGTGTGTGTCATATAAATTCTCAGTGGTGCTTTTCTAAGAGGTTAACGTAACCAGtgagatgtagattttttttgagcatttgctaacttcaggtaacgttaatgtgaaaactttaacaaatctGTTTGATATAAAGTCTGCTTTGTATAGTTAGCCTAATTTATTACCTTAGGGCGACCAAATACGTTTtccttgaaattattaaatatgctatttatatatatgtgtctatATTTATGTCGGCCGGCAAATCTTGTGTGTATTTTGGCACAGGGTGCACAAATGCTCCTTATCAGTGCGGTGACACTTGAACAAATGAACTGATCAAGCGCGACACTGACCAATAAACAAACGAGTTGTTTTATTGCGTCTATGACTTGAATCTTATCATCagttgtagtgatgggaagttcggatcattttaccgaatcggacttttgagtctcgttcagcaaaatgaacgaatcttttttcgagtcatttcaaatgaacgaacaaccagaaggttcaggaagaaaaaaacaaagtgcttgcAGTCTGTTTCACATTAGGAGGCATTTTGCTGCATAATCGATCCACCACAAACCATATGCAACTATGGAAGCTCAACTTCCATTAAATGGACTGAAAACGCTCAAGTAACGTTATAGGTCTCAAAACGCTTGCTCTGCGCCAGTGGAtacacaccatagacagtaaaagaaatatgtGCATGTCACAGACTGTCTGGGCATGCACTTCCGCGTTTCAGAGATCCGCCTTTTACTTTCCgtcaacattacattaattaacgtttagaaaatttatttttgacatttgtgaatcagttcagaatcgtctgcttatgcattgcgatacatttaagaatcacatttttatcccacccctactaaatatagtatgtaatgtaaatgtaaaaatctgaaatacaaaaaaaaaaaaaaaaaaaaaatggtataggtATTAATTACTATTGTGATATTGATTGTTTTAGGAGACACTTTGAAAGTGAGCACTGGATGCTGAGTATTGAAGGCGAGGTGGTGTGTGAGGGCACTCAGCCCAGTTTCCTGTCCGGCCTTGCCACTctgtttgctgcttattactagtttaatcttgagtatcaggaggaagcagtgtgtaccttggagttcattcaaaggtaatggttgaattctaacaacttcagaaccagcattttatagataagttatatcagaacattccttttaataatgttatgttatcagtgttatttctgttgatgcctttaaaacaatgtgtcttaactcgagaagagaatatatttgtctccctatttaacaccagcaagctattgagttaaatatgttttttttttattattagtggacATCTCCAACTTTCTTGGAGGTCCTAAAACCGCTCTTAATTACATATTgtctgtttcatgaccctttaggtGCTTTCTGGGCATAAATCCAGAGAGAGGACCCAAAGCCAAGGGAAAAGTGCCATCGAAATAAAAACAGTACAAGTGatacagaagaaaatgtgtggcagtcaacccacatgttgccactcttctgtgcaaattccaatggagtttctgaaatgtaaggatacacacacaccaagattgcgtcttccttttattgttctctatctgcctttgactgtacctctcatccctctgtctctctctgactgtacctctcatccctgtatctgtctctgactgtatctgtcctccccctatttgtttctgaaagtattattatgttttgtaatatatctaatgtattgtcctctttactcttttcaatatttctagtcacactttgaatcctgggatggaacttcatctggagcataattgttatttggttgatttttatctgtttgatAGAAAGTTTGTATGACTTCTGCAAGTGCGCGGCTCCTTCCGGTCAGTCatgcatcacttttttttgtatgacttgTTTGGCAATATTGGTCTATTCCTTAATGATGATAGCTATCTGAAAAtgtctttgtggtttttaaaggattagttcacccaaaaatgaaa
This window of the Carassius gibelio isolate Cgi1373 ecotype wild population from Czech Republic chromosome B13, carGib1.2-hapl.c, whole genome shotgun sequence genome carries:
- the LOC127970559 gene encoding protein archease isoform X2 → MNDRQLDLTEAQKAIKSKYPPINKKYEYLDHTADVQIHSWGDSLEEAFEQCAMGMFGYMSDTETVEPTDTLEVESEGDDMESLLFHFLGDWLFKFSADLFFIPREVKVLNIDRMRWKIRSIGLQSYLFNFF